One part of the Rhodococcus oxybenzonivorans genome encodes these proteins:
- a CDS encoding GNAT family N-acetyltransferase: MPTSIRRMTTTDLDRAATVLGDAFADYPWTNWCVAADSHQQRVTELQRLYLEHLALPHGLAYIDEEHNGVVAFIPPDLPEPEESLVAKIVELHGDRFEHAAEAEQRLSAMDVPDDAWCLATAGVSRAARGRGLGGDLLKVGLAELDRRNAACWLDTSTHRNLPLYERHNFAVADHVVLDDALEVWRMHRPAI; this comes from the coding sequence CCTCCATTCGCCGGATGACGACGACGGACCTCGACCGCGCCGCGACCGTCCTCGGTGACGCCTTCGCCGACTACCCATGGACCAACTGGTGCGTCGCCGCGGACTCACACCAGCAGCGTGTGACCGAACTTCAGCGCCTGTATCTCGAGCACCTGGCGCTGCCACACGGTCTCGCGTACATCGACGAAGAACACAACGGTGTCGTAGCTTTCATCCCGCCGGACCTGCCCGAGCCGGAAGAATCGCTTGTAGCGAAGATCGTCGAACTCCATGGGGATCGTTTCGAGCACGCCGCCGAAGCGGAACAACGTTTGTCCGCGATGGACGTTCCGGACGACGCCTGGTGCTTGGCGACCGCCGGAGTATCCCGCGCAGCGCGAGGCCGAGGACTGGGCGGTGACCTTCTGAAAGTCGGACTGGCCGAACTCGACCGACGCAACGCGGCATGTTGGCTCGATACCTCGACACACCGGAACCTGCCACTGTACGAACGTCACAACTTCGCGGTCGCCGACCACGTCGTCCTCGACGACGCACTCGAGGTGTGGAGAATGCACCGGCCCGCGATCTGA